From a region of the Daphnia magna isolate NIES linkage group LG1, ASM2063170v1.1, whole genome shotgun sequence genome:
- the LOC116936673 gene encoding uncharacterized protein LOC116936673: protein MYVDDYLGSARSVDEGLKEAFLVRKTLADADLHFQDWISNSEEFVRGMQGEKRTNSPDVPLIDDGNKKVLGVVWTTRDDTLGFRVDNMRDEENTRVSLTSKVATVFDPLGLAAPLIVKAKVRLRELGVKGLRWSDPADETDRVWWESWFAIMRELIHVSIERCLFPEETGIVNSQLHVFGDASEMAYATIVYIRNTYSSVQVIIRLVKASSKLAPKKTLSVPKLELNAALLSSRVAAAIQGCITHPVHQRFFWTDSSTVRNWIRATASFYQIFVSNRIGEIQTLTETGEWRFVPGRLNPADAATRSAIGEEVWPKIWQDGPEFLLKPESDWPTDLPWLDATAELKHTKQYHIQAATDPFDWSEFCLNETNISSFLKLDGPALKFVKQCQMEAFSDDIYREKLYAPLPIC, encoded by the coding sequence atgtatGTTGACGACTATTTGGGATCCGCAAGAAGCGTCGATGAAGGATTGAAGGAGGCATTTCTCGTCCGAAAAACACTCGCCGACGCTGATTTGCATTTTCAAGACTGGATCTCTAATTCCGAAGAATTCGTTCGAGGGATGCAAGGCGAGAAGAGGACCAACTCACCAGACGTTCCGTTGATCGACGATGGCAACAAGAAGGTGCTGGGCGTCGTGTGGACTACCCGAGACGACACGCTTGGTTTTCGAGTCGACAACATGAGGGATGAGGAAAATACGCGTGTCAGTCTAACCAGCAAGGTAGCCACTGTTTTTGATCCTCTGGGATTAGCTGCGCCGCTCATTGTCAAGGCCAAGGTCCGTCTTCGAGAATTGGGAGTCAAAGGATTGAGATGGTCTGATCCAGCAGATGAAACGGATCGCGTTTGGTGGGAATCCTGGTTTGCAATCATGCGTGAACTTATTCACGTTTCCATTGAACGATGTCTATTTCCGGAAGAAACTGGAATTGTCAATTCTCAGCTGCATGTGTTTGGGGACGCTTCGGAGATGGCGTATGCAACTATAGTGTATATTCGCAACACCTATAGTTCCGTTCAAGTTATCATCCGACTTGTAAAGGCTAGTAGCAAACTAGCGCCTAAAAAGACTTTATCCGTACCTAAATTGGAGCTGAATGCtgctcttctttcttctcgcGTTGCTGCCGCCATCCAGGGCTGTATCACTCATCCAGTTCATCAGAGATTCTTCTGGACGGACAGCAGCACTGTGCGTAACTGGATACGTGCTACCGCGTCATTTTATCAGATCTTCGTATCTAACCGGATCGGAGAAATTCAAACTTTAACGGAAACAGGAGAATGGCGGTTTGTTCCCGGAAGATTGAATCCTGCTGATGCTGCTACTCGTTCTGCCATTGGAGAAGAAGTTTGGCCCAAGATATGGCAAGATGGTCCCGAATTTCTCCTTAAACCCGAATCTGATTGGCCGACTGATCTACCTTGGTTGGATGCTACAGCGGAACTCAAACACACGAAACAATATCACATTCAAGCAGCAACTGATCCGTTCGACTGGTCAGAATTTTGTCTGAATGAAACTAACATCTCCTCTTTCCTTAAATTAGATGGCCCTGCTCTTAAGTTTGTGAAGCAGTGTCAAATGGAAGCCTTTTCTGACGACATCTATCGGGAAAAGCTTTACGCTCCTCTTCCCATCTGTTAG